Below is a genomic region from Ziziphus jujuba cultivar Dongzao chromosome 7, ASM3175591v1.
CGAATGTATTGCAAATTCTACCTTACATCATCatgtagctttttttttttttttgatgtaaatcattttttttattaattaatcattattacatatataagtatatatgatTATGATGGTTGATTTGCATTTTAAAcacaaaatgtataaaaaaaataaagaccaaCTTAAataacgtgtatatatatatatatataaaataagaatccgtttagtataattaataaaagtagaactttagtctgtaaaattttatataatagatattttttaaaaaaaaaatttattaaaaaattaataagtatttagttgtaaataaaaaagttgcattaaatacttaataaattttcatataaattaaaaaaaaaatttacataaacataaaatttaaacttctttaaaatagtttaaattttatttttttttggattaacaaatacttattaacttttgtaaacatttttatttttttaacaaaaaaaaaaaaagtagattttaaacaaatattaagtCAAGTAGAAGAAAGCACCTCTACTTTTTGGCGTAGATTTGTCGTAGTCTTGCTGGACTAGTACATTTTGATAAAAGATTAATTGGAAGTCTGCGTTCCAAGACAGCAACAAGCGGGACCTTCCGAGGTGTGGATATTCCACAATCTTCTGCAACGCTGAGGTCATCTAATTTCATACCATTAGGTAACTCCATTTGAATCCATGAATCATGTTGGCCAAACAGCACGACATCGTTTTGAGTGCAAGGCTATAGGCAGGGCACATCCTTCTCCCAGAACCAAAAGGAATCAGCTGAAAGCTATTCCGACATGTATTTCCTTCACCAAAAACCTCCCTGGCAGAAATTTTCTGGAGCATCCCAAAACTTGGGGTCTCTTCCTATACTCCATGTGTTTACAAACACCAGACTTCCTCTCTTGATGTGAAGACTGGTTAATTTTTTTACTCGAAAGACTTCATTTGCCTAACATAACCCTGCAAGTCCAAGAATTTTAGCCAGTTATCCAATCTCCTATGTTGAAAACCCCATTAAGCTTGAAAAACTCATCCACCATTCCTTGGAATTCTTCAACTGAACAGTGGATCTAACGTATTTCTTGCTACCCAACATAATTCTACACGTAAGGCCGAGAGTGAGAGAAGCGAGTTTGTCTGCAAGAACAACAGGCTTACCCAGTGAAGCATTCAGACTCCGGATGAAATCACTCATCTCTTCCACTCGGATATGCTCATAAGAATCCAGCCTTTTCAAACCGAATATTTCATATTGACAAACTTTCCGCAACTGCCGCGGATATGGGCAGTAAGAGGCCCATGGGAGGCCCGAACCGTTTCTGCCGGTGTACTTGGCAGCAGCAATATTTATAGGTCTCGAGGCAAAGACATGGTCGTGAGTCTTTAGGAGCTACTTTGCAATATCTGCTGAGGCCGCAATCATCATTGGAACTTGCATAATGGGTCCGTATTTTTGGGACAATTTGTGGAGGGATTGATGACGGAGGGGACCTGTAAGGTGCATGCTTCAAACGATGGGCAATGGTTTCTGACCTCTTgggactttttttattttattttttattttttattttatgcgaGCCATCGGCGAGAATTTTGAAGAGAAAAGCTGCCAGAGTAGCGAATAATGAAATTGAGAGAGCAAAAAATACATCCCGACGAGGACTCTTTATTGCATTGGAAGTGGAGGCCATGGTGGTGAGTTGATGGTCAATTTGCCTACTGCTGCTGGCCATCAAATAACCCATCCTTATACTTGGGCCATTCTCGAGTTTCTAGCAAAGTGTAAAAATTAGCATAGCTACGaatgggtgtatatatatatatatatgtatgtatattaaatTCTAACATTAATGTgatttaataatcataaaaaataattttagtttgATAAATAAGTAgatgttatttgaaattaactgtgtgtgtatatatatattataaatatataatatggaatttaattaaatttacgtGATTGTTACACTATAAATATGTGGTATGGAATTCATTTAAATTTCCAAGACTGTAATAATTATTGAGAATCTTGATCAGGTGCTTAATTTGTCTCGCCATGTAGAGCTCTAGATCTAGTGGTGGCCATTACTGCAGGGCAGCTGGGAGAGAAATAATGCTAGCTAGCTTCTTCCTAAATCTTGCATTTTTCAATTCCCTACAaggttttaatttgaaagaatttttatatgtaatcaTTATATAAATGGTATGATAGtaagaatatatatgtaatattcatatattatactTGATCATTGTGTGATGttacctttttttcttcttttttttttgggttaaaattgGGATTctattaaaatagaaaagaaaggcAATACAAGATGTACTGATTTAGAGAGTTTTCTTAGACAcacttttttaaatatacaatctacaagaaagaaagacacattttttttttttttttggctacgaAAAAGAAACGGttttataaaaaccaaaaaacccgAAAGATACACTTTCAGTAGGAGTTGGCTATCAAGCCACTCTCCTAGGTTACAAAAACTGAGAAGATAAACGGTAGCATATTACAAGATAAGTCCCCTGTAATAACATTCCTTTGGCTCCACTTACACACAAAATCTGCTAGAAAATTATTTTCCCGTGGAGTCCAAGCAAACTGAACTGATTGAATTTGCTTTGCTAAGTCCTCGATGTCCTCCGGCAGCCCAGTGACTACTTGGAGATTGAGGGTTGTTGATATTGAATGTTACGTTCCATGCATTCGAAATACACCACACATTGGGCCAATTCTCCTCTATAGCTAGTTGTAAGGATTGTAAAATGCCATAAGTTTCTGCCACTTCTGGAATGTGTCTGATTCAAAATGCACGGTTCTGATCTTTTGCACTTCACTAAGGTGGTTTCTCGTGATGACACCAACCGTGCTTTGGCCTTCTTTAACTGCAGCGTCTGAATGAATCCAGATACACTTATGGAAGTTTTGGATCACTTGAGAAGACTTAGTAACTGTGGGCATAACATGTCTTGGGTTGCAATTGGTAATTGCCTTTTTTGCCTCGTGAAATCTATGAGTAAACCAAGCCATAGTACTGTCAAGAGAGAAACTAATTTTGTCATGGAGTGTGGAATTTCTAATTTTCCATAGATGCTCCATAAGGATGGTGGCATAAAGAAAGAAGTTGTCTTGATCAGATGAGTGGACCGGCAGCAACACTGAAGGACTTGCGATTAAGCTTAACTTCTCTTCAAAGGTTTTATTAGTCATTGCTTCCCATTTAATGCTCCATGGCATAGTAAACCAGATTACTTGTGCCACCTGGCAGTGGAAGAAAACATGGCACTCTGATTCCACGCTTGCACAACCATGAACATATGCAATCCTATCAAGGTTCATGTTGCGTGAAAGGAGGTTTGAAGTGGTTGAGAGACCATGATTGGCTAGCTTCCACATAAAGATCTTAAGCCTTTCATGAATTTTGGACTTCCATAAATGCTTCCACCATGCAGAACTAATATAATTGTTCCAGTATTCTAAAATGTAGGCCGATTTCACACTAT
It encodes:
- the LOC132804562 gene encoding uncharacterized protein LOC132804562, producing the protein MVDSLFNSDGSSRLDKLQQLFDRDTINYICKISLTNRRLEDRLIWKGNTTGCHSVKSAYILEYWNNYISSAWWKHLWKSKIHERLKIFMWKLANHGLSTTSNLLSRNMNLDRIAYVHGCASVESECHVFFHCQVAQVIWFTMPWSIKWEAMTNKTFEEKLSLIASPSVLLPVHSSDQDNFFLYATILMEHLWKIRNSTLHDKISFSLDSTMAWFTHRFHEAKKAITNCNPRHVMPTVTKSSQVIQNFHKCIWIHSDAAVKEGQSTVGVITRNHLSEVQKIRTVHFESDTFQKWQKLMAFYNPYN